The following DNA comes from Rubidibacter lacunae KORDI 51-2.
TTCGTGCGGACCATTGCTGCCTCGATCGGGATTCCTGGAAGAAGCTGCTCGGTGAATGCGGATTGCAGGATGTAAATATACTCACCGACCGCAGCGACGGAACCGGCATTCAAAGCGTAATCTCTTCGCGCAAGCCTGGAGGTTCTGTCCGAGCGGGGGATCGCGATAGAGACGGCGTCTGGTTTTTGTTCGTGGACCGTCATGGCACAGGCGATCGGGTAAAGGAAGAATTCGACAAGAACGGTTACATCACCTTGCCGGTGACGCTAGCCGGTCCTGACGAGCCGCCGCGGCCGGTGCCTTCCAGCTCGCAGGTGATTGCGGCAGGCGATCTTGCCGAGATGCGCGCCCTGTTCCATGAGGCCGCCGGCCGATACGGGACCATCGCTGGTGTGGTCTATCTCAGACCTCTGGATGCAGTCCCTCTAGATGAGGCCGGCCGGGAAACCCTCGACGCATCGTGCACCGGAGAATGCTTGAACGTTGTCAATATCCTGCGAGCCTTTGACGATCTGGATCTGGACGGCGGGCTACGCCTCGTGCTGGTCACCCGAGATGCTCAGCAGATAAAGGACGATGATATTGTTACCGGTGTCTTGAGCTCGCCCTTGTGGGGGTTGGGAAGGGTCGCGGAAAACGAATATCCCGATTGCCATATCACCTTAATAGACCTGCCGGGGGCAGCTGAGGCGATCGATACCGCCAGGATCTATGAAGAGGCGACCCAACGAACGTCCCGGGAACTCGAAGTTGCTCTGCGCGGCGGCGAACGCCACGTCGCGCGACTAAGGCGGACCAGTCGGGAGCGTCTAGCCCGCGCCCAGTCCCGTCCGCGACCCGTGAAGCAGGACGAGAAGTTCTATCTCGATCTGCACAAGCCCGGGGATTTGAGCGGTTTTGTCTTGAAGCCGGCAGCACGTCCCCAGCCCGGCCCGGGAGAAGTTGAGATCGAAGTCCATCACGCCGGTCTCAACTTCCGGGACCTGATGAAGGCGATGGACATCTATCCCGATGACGGCGGCACCCACTTTTACTTGGGTGACGAATGCAGCGGTATCGTTCTCAGCGTCGGACCGGGCGTGGAGGACTTTGTTCCGGGCGATCGCGTTGCAGCCATTGCCCGCGGCTTCGGCTCGGTTGTTATCACACCTGCTGACTGCGTCGTGCGCATTCCCGAGCATCTCTCCCTCGCGGACGCGGCAACCATACCGCTGGTGTTTTGCACGGTCTGGCATGCGTTGCACGAGCTGGCCGGCATCCAGCGGGGAGAACGGCTCCTGATCCATGCGGCGGCTGGTGGTGTGGGGCTCGCCGCCGTCCAGATCGCACAAAATGCGGGGGCGGAGATTTTCGCAACGGCGGGCAGTGATGAGAAACGGGCATATCTGAGTTCCCTAGGCGTCAAGCATGTACTGAACTCGAGAAGCCTCGATTTCCATGACGAGATTCAGAAGGCGACCGACGGCGAGGGAGTGGATATTGTCCTGAACTCTCTGTCCGGCGAGTTTATTCAGGAAAGCCTGAAACTATTGAGATCCTACGGCCGTTTTGTGGAAATCGGAAAAACGGATATCTATCAGAAGCAGGCCCTGAATCTTTATCCGTTCCGCAACAATCTCTCCTTCTTTGCCATGGACCTGGAAAAATTAATTCGCCAGCATCCCAAACGCATCAGGCGCTATTTGCATGAAGTTATGCAAGTATTTGATGACAAGACCCTGACGCCGCTTCCTGTGACAGCCTTTGACATAAATGACGCGGAAAAAGCCTTCCGGCACATGGCTCAGGCCAAACATATCGGCAAGATCGTTTTCGATATGCATGGGGGCAGCCCCGGGCGAGCAGTCAGCGAAGCACCCAACTTCAAAGGGTTTCATAAAGATGCCTCTTATCTGCTGACGGGAGGCCTAGGCGGTTTTGGTTTGGCCGTGGCTCAATGGATGGCTGCCGAAGGCGCGGGTCATCTCATTCTTGCCGGACGACGCGCGGTGCTTAAGGATCCTCAACGGGAAAAGATTGAGGCTATCGAGGAAAGCGGCTGCAAAGTAAGTGTCGTCAGTCTCGATGTGGTGGACGGGGACAAAATACAGCAGGTTCTGAATGAATTGTGCACGGAGAAAGCCCCGCTCAAAGGGGTCATCCATATGGTAATGGTCCTGGATGACAGAGCGATCGGCAACCAGAACGCAGGCAGCTTTTCCAGGGTGCTCGACCCCAAGGTGAAAGGCGCATGGAACCTTCACCGTGTAACCAGCACCAAGGATCTCGACTTTTTCGTTCTGTTCTCGTCCATTGCGGCTGTGGTTGGCAATCCAGGTCAGTCGAACTATGCCGCAGCCAATCAATTTCTTGATACCCTGGCATATCACCGCCGGGCGAGGGGTCTGCCGGCACTGACCATCGCCTGGGGACCCATATCGGATGTCGGATATCTGACTGAGCGGGAGGATATCCAGCAGCGCTTCGACCGGCGAGGTTTACATGCCATTGGCACCGCGGAAGCCATCAAGATTCTCCACGGCTGCCTGCAAGACGAGCTTAGCTCGGCCGGCGTCTTGTTTGTCGACTGGCTTAAGTATTCATCGCACTTTCCTAGATTGTTGAGTTCCAGCCGTTTCAGGCACCTCGTAGTCAGCAGCGCCAATGTGATGCCGATAGCTGACAGCGGCGGCCGGCTTCTTGCCGATCTGAAAGGGGCCAGCTCTTCGAAGCGGCAGGAACTCGTTCACAAATGGCTGGCGGAGCAGCTCGCCAGGATCCTGGACTGTGAACTGGAGAAGATCGATGCTTCCCGTTCCTTGAACGATATCGGGGTCGATTCGCTGATGGCGGTGGAACTTTCAGCGCTGATAGAAAAAAGCCTTGGTATCAGCATTCCGTCGATGGAGCTCGCACAGACCACGACAATCGGAAGGCTGGCCGCGCGGCTTGCCGAGGAGGCCACTGGCAATATCGATGAAGCCCGGCCGGCGGCAACATCGGCCGCGTGAGACGATCGCCATAGACCTATTCGAACATCTGAATGGCTTTCTAATAGTGGCATTCCAATCCTTAGCAGAATCGGACCGATTTCGGTGGATCGGCACCATTGATTCAGCTCCGGGGAGGAGCTTGTTCCATGGATGATTTAAAAACCACGTCAAATCAGAAACGTCAATATGCCAGCGGCCGGTTTCCCTTGTCCTCAAACCAGCAGATGGTTTGGATCGATCAGCTTCTAAACCCTGACAGCCCTGCGTATAATTTCGGTGTAGTTACTGAAGTGGTTGAGCAGATTGACATTGAAGCACTCCTCGAAGCTCTTGACGTTGTAGCTGATAAGCACGATGCGTTAAGAACCAGTTTTTACGTTGAAGATGGTATCCCGTTTCAGGAGTTTACTGATTCTATTGATGTAAATACCTGCACGATCGATTTATCAAACGAAAGGGATCCCGAAG
Coding sequences within:
- a CDS encoding SDR family NAD(P)-dependent oxidoreductase; amino-acid sequence: MLGVRLDRFEPCWTNTIDLRRHAFLNDHRFKGLIIFPAAGYVELALAAGRELHGAGNLQLENMEIDQPLILKQGQRRQIQVQALANDGTISINSRVAGEEDGCLPHMRGRIRKMSVPGRRRFNLDELKQQCPENITELLYPAFEKAGHDYRGAFSGIDGIWRGGDEVFSILRPLNSLVPGLNSHDLEAYLLHPALLDLGFQALFGTFLSHQQTQFKARLPIALERLRLYGVPRPDAEHVVYARRLTPVEDDFALGDIYIIDKDGNTLVEIGNLAGKPPSAKSEQSDWLYAFEWDRQEIVHGIDESWAGRVAPGTLSAIVQPDIPSLAERFNLDQYYGEVRSFGEAMTVAFVWEAFVELGGCWSEGRELTVKGVCTDLKIASQHERLTRRLLQCLESWDLLAKTGSDTWQVLSVYTGPEAAAIIETYLSKYKEKHPEFNLLEQCGQQLARVLRGDVDPVRVLFPNGSQELMEPVYDRSSMFRPYNKIVEFVVRAMCSGMPENRPLRILEIGAGTGALASLLLANLPVGRIQYTFTDISPAFFVRAKEKFSGFGNVDYQVLDIERSPIQQGFNPESFDLVIAGDVLHATKDLKQAIAHANELLVSNGMLLLLEMTSPSFYVDVTLGMLKGWWAFEDTGLRADHCCLDRDSWKKLLGECGLQDVNILTDRSDGTGIQSVISSRKPGGSVRAGDRDRDGVWFLFVDRHGTGDRVKEEFDKNGYITLPVTLAGPDEPPRPVPSSSQVIAAGDLAEMRALFHEAAGRYGTIAGVVYLRPLDAVPLDEAGRETLDASCTGECLNVVNILRAFDDLDLDGGLRLVLVTRDAQQIKDDDIVTGVLSSPLWGLGRVAENEYPDCHITLIDLPGAAEAIDTARIYEEATQRTSRELEVALRGGERHVARLRRTSRERLARAQSRPRPVKQDEKFYLDLHKPGDLSGFVLKPAARPQPGPGEVEIEVHHAGLNFRDLMKAMDIYPDDGGTHFYLGDECSGIVLSVGPGVEDFVPGDRVAAIARGFGSVVITPADCVVRIPEHLSLADAATIPLVFCTVWHALHELAGIQRGERLLIHAAAGGVGLAAVQIAQNAGAEIFATAGSDEKRAYLSSLGVKHVLNSRSLDFHDEIQKATDGEGVDIVLNSLSGEFIQESLKLLRSYGRFVEIGKTDIYQKQALNLYPFRNNLSFFAMDLEKLIRQHPKRIRRYLHEVMQVFDDKTLTPLPVTAFDINDAEKAFRHMAQAKHIGKIVFDMHGGSPGRAVSEAPNFKGFHKDASYLLTGGLGGFGLAVAQWMAAEGAGHLILAGRRAVLKDPQREKIEAIEESGCKVSVVSLDVVDGDKIQQVLNELCTEKAPLKGVIHMVMVLDDRAIGNQNAGSFSRVLDPKVKGAWNLHRVTSTKDLDFFVLFSSIAAVVGNPGQSNYAAANQFLDTLAYHRRARGLPALTIAWGPISDVGYLTEREDIQQRFDRRGLHAIGTAEAIKILHGCLQDELSSAGVLFVDWLKYSSHFPRLLSSSRFRHLVVSSANVMPIADSGGRLLADLKGASSSKRQELVHKWLAEQLARILDCELEKIDASRSLNDIGVDSLMAVELSALIEKSLGISIPSMELAQTTTIGRLAARLAEEATGNIDEARPAATSAA